A single Saccharolobus shibatae B12 DNA region contains:
- a CDS encoding helix-turn-helix domain-containing protein produces the protein MIRSYNVLLSHDDWTLQTDKYEEDELKVLMKIRTPSFEKMEENIIAEAYVRDPMVLNELINIIKSNNRVIKLKIIETVRTKNELRALMLLSAKLKGGISELLMNKGAYYISERISNGLERWSLVIDDKVFKEIILPDLKEYTYNLKVTEKDDRNLLSVKNLLTSKEFEIIYKAYRMGYFDWPKKVDLKELSEELGISKAATLQALRRAMGKLIRNYVDNLT, from the coding sequence GTGATAAGAAGTTATAACGTGCTCTTATCCCATGACGACTGGACTTTGCAAACTGATAAGTACGAGGAAGATGAGTTAAAAGTATTAATGAAAATTCGTACACCATCATTTGAAAAGATGGAAGAGAATATAATAGCTGAAGCTTATGTCAGAGACCCTATGGTACTAAATGAACTAATTAACATAATTAAATCCAACAACAGGGTTATCAAACTAAAGATTATTGAGACTGTCAGAACTAAGAACGAATTAAGGGCTTTAATGTTATTATCAGCTAAATTGAAGGGGGGAATTAGTGAACTCTTAATGAATAAGGGAGCTTACTATATTTCAGAGCGAATATCAAACGGGTTAGAAAGATGGTCTCTAGTAATAGATGACAAGGTATTTAAGGAAATCATCTTGCCTGACTTGAAGGAATATACCTATAATTTAAAGGTTACCGAGAAAGATGATAGAAATTTACTATCTGTGAAGAATTTGCTTACAAGTAAGGAGTTTGAAATCATATATAAGGCGTATAGGATGGGGTATTTCGATTGGCCTAAAAAAGTGGATTTGAAGGAATTATCTGAGGAATTAGGGATTAGTAAGGCAGCAACTCTGCAAGCGTTAAGGAGGGCAATGGGTAAGTTAATTAGGAACTATGTAGATAATCTGACCTAA
- a CDS encoding MFS transporter: MSYRSLIETSRSKRYVRLLPILFFLYIVNFLDRVNISYAIDAGMFQYLGVSGKEVGIIASLASSLFFVGYFIPQIFSNLGINRYGVRKIFLIAFVVWGIITIATGFVTSVSQIYVLRFLLGIAEGPFFAGVMFYLSLWFLKPERATANSFFTAAIPISGIFGSLIAGAIFATYGDYPGWRYLFWYEGILAIFGGLLAYFILTDFPRDARWLSNDEKSALEQAFKEEEVEKIKVSWTKALADLNVILLAIVYFLGVTSLYGYSIWLPSIISFIGKVNATIASFLSVIPYVIASISLILIARYADKRQNHKFVTFGVFIVAGIGLSLSAATQSIFVLSFILFALAAIGIYSFIATFWAIPQGYLSGDAAAAAIGLINAVGNLGGISGPIVVGFLKSYTGSFVDGVYAMAIFSILAGLVTLIVKRR; the protein is encoded by the coding sequence ATGAGTTATCGTTCTCTAATTGAAACATCTAGAAGTAAAAGATATGTTAGACTACTTCCTATTCTCTTTTTCTTATATATCGTGAACTTTCTCGATAGGGTGAATATTTCCTATGCAATAGATGCCGGAATGTTCCAATATCTCGGGGTTTCTGGTAAGGAAGTTGGTATAATTGCTTCCCTAGCTTCATCATTATTCTTTGTAGGTTATTTCATTCCCCAAATCTTCTCAAATCTCGGTATTAATAGATATGGCGTTAGGAAAATATTTCTTATAGCATTTGTAGTGTGGGGTATAATAACTATTGCAACTGGTTTCGTCACATCGGTTTCACAAATTTATGTATTAAGATTTCTACTTGGAATAGCTGAAGGTCCATTCTTTGCAGGGGTAATGTTTTATCTAAGTTTGTGGTTCTTGAAACCAGAGAGGGCCACTGCCAATAGTTTCTTCACTGCTGCAATTCCGATATCTGGAATATTTGGTAGTCTAATTGCTGGAGCAATATTTGCAACTTATGGTGACTATCCCGGATGGCGATATTTGTTCTGGTATGAAGGAATATTAGCGATATTTGGCGGGTTACTTGCATATTTTATTTTAACAGACTTTCCAAGAGATGCCAGGTGGTTAAGCAATGATGAAAAGAGTGCATTAGAACAAGCTTTTAAGGAAGAGGAGGTGGAGAAGATTAAGGTTAGTTGGACTAAGGCATTAGCGGACTTAAATGTGATATTGCTTGCCATAGTTTACTTTTTAGGAGTTACAAGTCTTTACGGCTATTCTATTTGGTTACCATCAATTATTAGCTTTATTGGTAAAGTTAACGCTACAATTGCCAGTTTTCTGTCAGTAATACCATATGTTATTGCCTCAATATCATTAATTCTAATAGCACGTTATGCTGATAAAAGACAAAATCACAAATTTGTAACCTTTGGAGTATTTATAGTGGCTGGAATTGGTTTATCACTAAGCGCAGCAACTCAGAGCATATTCGTCTTATCATTCATACTTTTCGCATTAGCCGCAATAGGGATTTATAGTTTTATCGCAACGTTTTGGGCTATACCTCAAGGGTATTTATCTGGTGACGCCGCTGCTGCTGCTATAGGTTTGATAAACGCTGTTGGAAATCTTGGAGGAATTTCTGGCCCTATAGTAGTAGGATTTCTAAAATCATATACTGGATCATTTGTAGATGGAGTTTATGCCATGGCAATATTCTCAATTTTAGCTGGTTTAGTAACGTTGATTGTGAAAAGAAGATGA
- a CDS encoding DMT family transporter: MRDKIILFLGGIAFGTAAIFVKFCTITPPLITFMRFSIAALVLLPFSHKRKRRLNIRYFIIPSLFLSLHMLFFVTSVFYTTIAASTILVSTSSIFAMILRRRIDLFILIAILGIVVMNVSTSFGYLLGNILALLSAVSFALYTFFLSRIEYDFISIVPYIYLLSSLFMVPILPFYGIGDLNLISILSILGLVFIPTLIGHGSVIYTANKLPISLVTSAELIEPVVATLLAIPIFHQIPNFQEIIGGAITLIAIYFAFRK; this comes from the coding sequence ATGAGGGATAAAATAATTTTATTTTTAGGAGGTATAGCCTTTGGAACTGCGGCTATTTTCGTTAAGTTCTGTACAATAACTCCACCTCTCATCACTTTTATGAGGTTTTCAATAGCTGCTTTAGTTCTCTTACCATTTTCTCATAAAAGAAAAAGAAGGCTTAATATAAGATACTTCATTATACCTTCACTGTTCCTATCACTTCACATGTTATTTTTTGTTACTAGTGTATTTTATACGACAATAGCTGCCTCAACTATTCTAGTCTCAACAAGCTCAATTTTCGCAATGATATTAAGAAGGAGGATAGACCTATTTATACTTATCGCGATACTTGGTATAGTTGTAATGAACGTCAGCACTTCCTTTGGATATCTATTAGGGAATATTCTCGCTTTATTATCTGCAGTTTCCTTTGCCCTATACACCTTTTTTCTCTCTCGAATAGAGTACGATTTCATCTCGATAGTTCCCTATATTTATCTGTTATCTTCGTTATTCATGGTACCAATCTTACCATTTTATGGAATAGGTGACTTAAATTTAATTTCAATACTTTCAATCTTAGGCTTAGTCTTTATTCCCACATTGATTGGTCACGGTTCTGTTATATATACTGCCAACAAGTTACCGATAAGTTTAGTGACTTCAGCCGAGTTGATTGAGCCGGTTGTTGCAACGTTACTAGCAATACCAATCTTCCATCAAATACCTAATTTTCAAGAGATAATAGGCGGTGCAATAACCCTTATAGCAATTTATTTCGCATTTAGAAAATAA
- a CDS encoding ATP-binding cassette domain-containing protein, which yields MFFNNFAVYVKDMIKTYNGKVKALNGIDLEVEWGTAFALLGPNGAGKTTLIRILTTQIPPSGGSAYVGGYNVTDDANKVRKIIGYVPQEISVWTDLTAYDNLLIYSKIYGIPSSERKEKIEYILDRLGLYEVRKDLVKTFSGGMIRRLEIACALLTMPKILFLDEPTIGLDPVARKTVWEELRKFKEEHDMTIFFTTHYMDEADIYSDKIALIDKGKVVKIGTSEELKRSIGNVIISFEVEDTNSEILNKIRYIPSIEDVIVKNNQVSVIVKDIDTVLPNLIDFIRTNGVKYKRIEIREITLDDVFIKYVGSSIEVRGRTSEVRQTRSRIRGA from the coding sequence GTGTTTTTTAATAACTTTGCTGTTTACGTAAAAGACATGATTAAGACATATAATGGCAAAGTAAAGGCACTTAATGGAATTGACTTAGAGGTTGAATGGGGCACTGCGTTTGCCCTTCTAGGTCCTAACGGCGCAGGAAAAACAACCTTAATCAGGATATTAACAACTCAAATACCACCAAGTGGAGGTTCGGCTTATGTTGGTGGATATAATGTAACTGATGATGCAAATAAAGTTAGAAAAATAATAGGATACGTCCCTCAAGAGATAAGTGTTTGGACCGATCTCACTGCATACGATAATTTACTAATTTACAGTAAAATTTACGGTATACCATCCTCTGAAAGGAAGGAAAAAATAGAATACATTCTAGATAGGCTAGGATTATACGAGGTCAGAAAAGATCTAGTAAAAACCTTTTCTGGAGGGATGATAAGAAGGTTGGAAATAGCTTGTGCCCTTTTAACTATGCCCAAGATTTTATTTCTAGATGAACCTACGATAGGGTTAGATCCTGTCGCTAGGAAAACCGTATGGGAGGAGTTGAGGAAGTTTAAGGAGGAACACGATATGACAATATTTTTTACCACACATTATATGGATGAAGCTGATATATATTCGGATAAGATAGCGTTAATTGATAAGGGAAAGGTAGTTAAGATTGGGACTTCTGAAGAACTTAAGAGAAGTATAGGTAATGTCATTATCTCGTTTGAAGTTGAGGATACGAACTCGGAAATTTTGAACAAAATAAGATACATACCAAGCATTGAAGATGTTATAGTTAAAAATAACCAGGTTAGCGTTATCGTTAAGGATATCGATACAGTTTTGCCAAATCTGATAGATTTCATTAGAACTAATGGTGTAAAGTATAAGAGGATAGAGATAAGAGAGATAACTCTAGATGACGTCTTCATAAAGTACGTGGGGAGCAGCATAGAAGTAAGAGGGAGAACTAGCGAAGTGAGACAAACGAGAAGTAGAATTAGGGGTGCTTAA
- a CDS encoding ABC transporter permease, whose amino-acid sequence MVNVISYMATMLELELRKLKNDRMELYTRAIQPMLWLALYGTVISRIRAIPTGGIPYIDYITPAIIIQSSTFISIFYGLTLVWERESGILKKLITTPLPRYSIVIGRSFASGVRSLFQILIITIIALLLGVKFYNVFYFIIASLIIFFVSSGFASLSVVIASFMKTRERFMGIGQAITMPLFFASNGLYPVELMPNILQYIALGNPLTYIIDICRRLMITGNTDSILGDLIAILIFNVSMYFLASIRFKKIIE is encoded by the coding sequence TTGGTTAACGTAATAAGTTATATGGCTACAATGCTTGAGCTAGAATTAAGGAAATTAAAGAACGATAGAATGGAGCTATATACTAGAGCAATACAACCAATGCTGTGGTTAGCACTTTATGGTACGGTAATAAGCAGAATTAGGGCAATACCAACTGGTGGAATACCTTATATTGATTACATAACTCCTGCAATAATCATACAGTCTTCAACCTTCATTTCAATATTTTATGGTTTAACCTTGGTTTGGGAGAGGGAATCTGGAATACTGAAAAAGCTAATAACTACTCCATTGCCTAGGTATTCCATAGTCATAGGCAGATCTTTCGCGTCTGGGGTAAGAAGTCTATTCCAGATACTAATCATAACAATAATAGCACTACTTCTTGGTGTCAAATTCTACAACGTGTTTTACTTCATTATAGCCTCACTGATTATATTTTTCGTGTCCAGTGGCTTTGCTTCGCTATCAGTTGTAATAGCCTCTTTCATGAAAACCAGGGAGAGATTTATGGGAATAGGGCAAGCAATTACTATGCCCTTATTCTTTGCTAGTAATGGACTGTATCCCGTAGAACTAATGCCGAATATACTCCAATATATTGCCTTAGGTAATCCATTAACTTATATTATAGATATTTGTAGGAGGCTAATGATAACTGGTAACACGGACAGCATATTAGGCGATCTTATAGCCATTTTAATATTTAATGTATCAATGTACTTCTTAGCATCAATTAGGTTTAAGAAGATTATAGAGTGA
- a CDS encoding ZIP family metal transporter, with protein MNYFPILLGLIAGGTVAIGAIIISKGKFSKTTIGYLGAFTGGILSYLALDTGSEAEEIVTNFLSAKDYSAFTIALILTSVGLLGTWLLLSLLEKNPSGEGLPVVVASALGFHNIGEGFAIAAALLSGSVAAAWAFTIGFAVHNATEGFAISSPAVMSKRVMGLKVLIPLSLLAGLPTTLGASIYYLGISNEIFLAFLNVIASASLVFVMIRININASSLLGGFKARFWTWLFIGIATTYGLEVLLDILGGATF; from the coding sequence ATGAATTACTTCCCAATCCTTCTAGGACTAATAGCAGGAGGTACAGTCGCCATAGGGGCAATAATAATATCCAAAGGGAAATTCAGCAAAACGACAATTGGATATCTAGGAGCGTTTACTGGAGGAATACTTTCATACTTAGCATTGGATACTGGTTCGGAAGCTGAAGAAATAGTTACCAATTTCTTATCGGCAAAAGATTACTCAGCTTTCACTATTGCGTTAATCTTAACTTCAGTAGGACTTCTAGGAACATGGTTGCTCTTAAGCCTTCTAGAGAAAAACCCAAGTGGTGAAGGATTGCCGGTTGTTGTGGCTAGCGCTCTAGGATTTCACAACATAGGTGAAGGATTTGCCATAGCCGCAGCGTTATTATCGGGATCAGTAGCTGCAGCGTGGGCTTTTACGATAGGATTCGCTGTTCACAACGCGACTGAGGGATTTGCCATATCATCACCAGCAGTAATGTCGAAAAGAGTAATGGGGCTGAAGGTTCTAATACCACTATCTCTACTTGCTGGTTTACCTACTACATTAGGAGCCTCAATATACTATCTTGGAATTTCAAACGAAATATTCTTAGCATTTCTTAACGTAATTGCCTCCGCTTCCCTAGTATTTGTTATGATTAGGATTAACATAAACGCATCATCACTACTAGGTGGATTTAAGGCTAGGTTCTGGACTTGGTTATTCATAGGTATAGCGACCACTTACGGACTTGAGGTGTTGTTGGACATATTAGGAGGAGCGACTTTCTAA
- a CDS encoding dihydrodipicolinate synthase family protein yields MRLEGVVVPLITPFLEDYSIDKEGLKWLVSYLSENGVNGIFVNSSVGEFASLTIDEMKLVAKIVLDSRKSDSTLIFAGASTNFTEETIKLAKDFKDMGVDAIVVMAPYFFKVREKELLNHFSMIAEKVDLPIIIYNIPLFTGIDIPISVYKTLVSQHSNIIGTKVTLDSLIFFKRLISEVREIRKDFSILTGFDEYLLPLLYMGGNGGVMGLANAIPKLHSRVYESWKNGNLSDANKYWIDVLNLTDIYDYCNSYTASIKLLLKVLNMPIKNVVRPPLTICEEESKIRERIKDLSLFLTNSK; encoded by the coding sequence ATGAGATTAGAAGGTGTAGTAGTTCCATTAATTACACCCTTTTTAGAGGACTATTCAATAGATAAGGAAGGTCTTAAATGGTTAGTATCTTACTTAAGTGAAAATGGAGTTAATGGAATATTTGTAAATTCAAGTGTAGGTGAGTTCGCAAGCTTAACTATAGACGAAATGAAACTCGTGGCAAAGATAGTATTGGATTCTAGAAAAAGTGACAGTACCCTAATTTTCGCTGGAGCTTCTACGAACTTCACTGAAGAAACCATAAAGTTGGCTAAGGATTTTAAGGATATGGGCGTTGACGCCATAGTAGTAATGGCCCCATATTTCTTTAAGGTAAGAGAAAAAGAGTTGTTAAACCACTTTTCCATGATAGCTGAGAAAGTTGATCTTCCTATCATTATATACAATATACCCCTCTTTACCGGAATCGACATACCGATCTCAGTGTACAAGACGTTAGTATCTCAACACTCCAATATAATTGGAACTAAAGTAACCCTAGACAGCCTAATTTTCTTCAAGAGGTTGATCAGTGAAGTAAGAGAAATTAGAAAGGACTTTTCAATACTTACAGGGTTTGATGAGTACTTGTTACCACTTCTATACATGGGTGGTAATGGTGGAGTGATGGGACTAGCCAATGCCATACCAAAGCTCCATTCGAGAGTGTACGAAAGCTGGAAAAATGGTAATCTCTCAGACGCTAATAAATATTGGATTGATGTACTAAATCTAACTGACATCTACGACTACTGCAACTCGTATACTGCGTCTATAAAACTACTACTTAAAGTACTAAATATGCCGATAAAAAACGTAGTAAGGCCACCTTTAACAATATGTGAAGAAGAGAGCAAAATACGGGAGAGAATAAAAGACCTCTCACTTTTTCTCACAAATAGCAAATAA
- a CDS encoding cyclase family protein, with translation MIKELFDQMLKGELLVIDMTYDMFNGMQTYIGDPPFKHEYFRKGNKYGEVTLSTVYMGLHSGTHIDLPLHFVPNGDSIEKFDLIKFTGYGTVLDLRYKKLGEPITSNDLKKFDEKIKENFVVMLYTGFSSTRGKEDFLYNWPYLDSSGADYLVSKKIRAVGIESMSIAGWAGKEYPPRTNWDEVVYVHHKLLSNGIIIMESVNNMRKVLEECKNGEALFFYAPLKIDGAEGGPTRLFAICEKK, from the coding sequence ATGATTAAGGAGTTATTCGATCAAATGCTAAAGGGCGAGTTATTAGTAATAGATATGACTTACGACATGTTTAACGGGATGCAGACGTATATTGGGGATCCGCCATTTAAACACGAGTACTTTAGGAAAGGTAATAAATATGGTGAAGTTACACTTTCAACAGTCTACATGGGCCTACATTCTGGAACTCACATAGACCTTCCCTTACATTTCGTACCCAACGGGGATAGCATTGAAAAATTCGACTTGATTAAATTCACAGGATATGGTACTGTACTAGATTTAAGATATAAGAAGCTAGGAGAACCAATAACTAGCAATGATCTAAAGAAGTTTGACGAAAAGATAAAGGAGAATTTCGTTGTAATGCTTTACACTGGTTTCTCTTCAACGAGAGGTAAAGAGGATTTCTTATATAATTGGCCTTATCTGGATTCAAGTGGTGCTGATTACTTAGTGAGTAAGAAGATAAGGGCTGTGGGGATAGAAAGTATGAGCATTGCTGGTTGGGCTGGGAAGGAATATCCTCCTAGAACAAACTGGGATGAAGTAGTTTACGTACATCACAAGTTGCTTAGTAATGGAATAATAATAATGGAAAGCGTAAACAATATGAGGAAAGTGTTAGAAGAGTGTAAAAATGGTGAAGCGTTATTCTTCTATGCACCCCTAAAAATAGATGGTGCCGAGGGAGGACCAACTAGGTTATTTGCTATTTGTGAGAAAAAGTGA